The Staphylococcus saprophyticus subsp. saprophyticus ATCC 15305 = NCTC 7292 genome contains the following window.
TGAATTGGCGGAAAAATATAATTTGATTATTAGTAATGTACCTTCTTATTCACCACATTCAATTGCGGAATATACTGTGTCACAAGCACTCAATCTAGTTCGTAATTATAATGACATTCAACAAAAAACTGCTGAATATGATTTTAGGTGGCAACCGGATATATTATCACGTTCTATTAGAGACTTGAAAGTTGCTGTCATTGGAACAGGTCGCATTGGTTCAATTGTTGCTAAGATATTTGCGCAAGGATTTGACGCTGAAGTAACGGCTTATGACATTGCACCTAATGATGATTATAGAAGCTTTTTAACTTATGCAAGTACCATCAATGAAGCAATCCAAAATGCAGATATCGTAACAGTACATATTCCAGCTAGTAAGGAAAATGATTATTTGTTTGATGAAACTTTATTCAATGAATTTAAACCAGGTTCTGTATTTATTAATTGTGCTCGAGGTACAATTGTGAAAACAAGTGCATTAATCGATGCTTTAGATCGAGGTTTGATAAAAGGTGCAGCATTAGATACGTATGAAGGTGAAAAAGGCTTGTTCCCTAGTGATCAACGTCATACAGCATTTAATGATGATATGTTAAAGCAATTGATTGAACGACCAGATGTCATTGTTTCACCACACATTGCATTTTATACAGATGCCGCTGTCGAAAATTTAATTGTTGATGCATTAGATGCAACGATGGAAGTCATAAAAACAGGTGACACGCGTTTAAGAGTAAATTAAATATATAAAAGAAGGGGCGCTTAAATGACTAAGCGTCCCTTCTTTTATATTTATTTAACATCGTAACCTTGGTCTTCTATTGCGTCTTTCATTTGAGGCATTGTAACTTTGTCATCGTCAAAATCTACTTTAACATTACCGGCTTCTAGACTAACGTCAGCTGTTGATACACCATCAAGCTCAGTTAATGCAGTTTCTACAGCATGTTTGCAATGGTCACAGCTCATGCCTTCTACTTGAATTGTTTCTGTAGCCATATAAATCACCTCCTCATAAAGTCGTATGATTGTATTATATATCATTTATAATTTCATACGTTTTAATCTTAACGCATTTGTTACTACACTAACAGAACTTAGAGCCATGGCTGCACCAGCAATCCATGGTGCGAGCAAACCAAGTGCGGCGATAGGTATACCTGCAACATTATAACCAAATGCCCAGAATAAGTTTTGGCGAATATTGCGTATGGTTGCTTTACTTGCCTTAATGGCTTTAGGTATTAATAATAAGTCACCGCCTAGAATTGTAACATCTGCGGCTTCAATAGCGACTTCTGTGCCAGTACCAATAGCAATACCAATATCGGCTTGTACGAGTGCTGGTGCATCGTTAACGCCGTCACCCACCATCGCAATGGTTTTATCTTGGGTTTGGAGTGATTTGATTTTTGCTGCTTTTTCTTCTGGTAATACTTGGGCAATGATTGTATCGATACCAACTTCATTGGCAATAGCTTGTGCTGTACGTTCATTGTCACCGGTTAACATGACGACTTTAATATTGAGATCATGTAATTGTTTAATTGCAGTAGCAGTTGAGTCTTTGACTGTATCTGCAACGGCAACCATCCCTCTATATTCTTGATTGATTGCAATTAACATTGCTGTTTTACCAGATTTTTCAAATTGAGTCATGATGTCTTCTGAATCTTTTATATCGACATTTTCGTCGTTCATAAATTGACGGTTACCAACAATTAAATTTTTGCCAGATATATTTGCTTTAATACCGCGCCCAGGTACCGCTTCGAAATCAGTTGTATCTAATAATTTAATATTCATCGTTTGGGCATAATTTACAATGGCATCTGCTAAAGGATGTTCTGAACCTTTTTCTGCGCTAGCTAATAATTGCAAAGCTTCTTCATCACCATCAAAGTCAGTGACTACTGGTTTCCCATTGGTTATCGTACCTGTTTTATCAAGTACGACGGTATCGATTTGATGGGTACGTTCAATGTGTTCGCCACCTTTAAATAAAATACCGTTTTCTGCAGCTTTTCCAGTTCCTACCATGATTGATGTAGGTGTTGCTAAACCAAGTGCACAAGGACACGCAATGACGAGTACTGCAATTGCGGCAACTAATGCGGGTTCAAATTGACCTTGTTGAACGAATGCAATCCATATAATAAAAGTGAGTACTGCGATACCAACGACGATAGGTACAAAGTAACCTGAAATAACATCGGCTAGACGTTGTATCGGTGCTTTCGAACCTTGTGCTTCTTCAACAACTTTAATAATAGACGCGAGGGCAGTATCTTTTCCTACCTTCGTAGCTTTAACAGTGATAGAACCATTTTTATTCATAGTTGAACCGATAACGTTATCATCTTGCACTTTTTCAACTGGCATGGATTCACCAGTTAGCATCGATTCATCAATAGACGTTTTTCCTTTAATGATTTTACCGTCTACAGGTATTTTTTCACCAGGTTTAATAATTAAATAATCGCCTTCAACCACATCGTTTAGCGGTATCATCTGTTCTTTATTGTCCCGCAAAACGCGCGCTTCTTTGGCTTGAAGATTCAATAATTCACTTAATGCATTTGTCGTTTGTGTTTTTGCACGAGTTTCTAAATATTTACCAAATAAAATAAGTGTAATTAATACGGCACTTGTTTCGAAATATAAATGAGGCATCACATTAGCATTAAATAGCCATTTGACCATTTCGTATAAACTGTAGAAATAGGCGGCACTTGTACCTAATGCAACGAGTACGTCCATATTTGCTGAGCCATTTCTTAAGTTTTTGTAAGCTCCAACATAAAATTGCCATCCGATAATAAATTGAACCGGTGTTGCCAATATAAATTGGAACCAAGGATTCATAAAAATAGATGGAATTTGTATACCGAAAAGATGTACAAGCATTGTTAGCAAGAGTGGCGCGGCCAACACTGCAGAAATGATTAATTTAACTAATTTGCTTCTTAATTCTAATTCTTTTTGTGAACTTTTTTCGGCCACCTCTTTTTTGGGTTGTGCATCGTAACCTATTTTTTGTATTTTTTTAATTAATGCATCAACAGACGTTGCACTAGGATTATAGGAAATCGTAGCATTTTCAGTTGTTAAATTGACTGTTGCTTGATCTACACCATCTGTACGATTCAATACTTTTTCAATTCGGTTAGAACATGCTGCACACGTCATGCCAATAACATCTAACTCAGCTGTTTCATTTAACACACCATAACCTGTTTTTTCTATGGTTTTTGTTAAATCATCTGCGGATGTTGATTCTGGGTTGTAAGATATTGTAGCTTTTTCAGTTGTAACATTCACATTTGCTTCTACATCATCTAATTTATTTAAGTTTTTCTCAATGCGATTGGCACAGGCAGCACATGTCATTCCAGTAATGCCAATGGTCGTCTTTTTCTGTTCAGTCATATGCTGTGACCTCCTTATAGTTAAAATAAAATGGCTGGATATATACGATTAAGTCATTTGTTTTATATTTATAATATACCCCTAGTAGGTATACAAGTCAAACACAATGTTTAAAAAAAGACTGAAGCATCGTATGCCAATTAAGGTATATCATGCTTCAGTCTTGGAAAATATTTATAAAAGATGTTGTTGATTCACTTTACTTAATTCATTTACGATTTTACGGCTATCTTTATTTAGATACTGAACGTAAATTGTATTGTTTTTTTTATGATAATTATCTATTAAAGTATCTATGGCATTTACTGCAGAATCATCCCATAAATGTGCATCTTTAAAATTTAAGTAAATTGTTTTATGTCTTAATTCTAAATCAAGTTGGTTCATTAATGAATCAATAGATACGAAGAAAATTTGTCCAGTAATATAATAATGAATGGTGTCGTCCTCTTCTTCGTAGGTAACAACCACGTTTGAAATCTTTGTTGCAAAACAAAGTGCACTCACAACGACACCGACGATAACACCTAGAGCTAGGTTATTAGAGATTAGCACAATCGCAACTGTTAAAATCATGACAAATGCATCAGTGCGAGGTGCTTTTTTAATAAATTTAAAAGATCTCCAATCAAATGTACCAATTGAAACCATAACCATAATTGCAGCGAGAATAGGCATTGGAATTTGAACAACCCAGTCGCCAAAGATGATAATCAAAATGATTAAAAATATACCGGCAGTAAAAGTAGATAATCTTGTCGTTGCACCTGATCGAACATTAATGACAGATTGACCAATCATCGCACAACCACCCATTGCGCCAAAGAAACCAGTTACTACATTAGCAATACCTTGGCCACGTGATTCTTGATTTTTACTACTATATGTATCTGTTGCTTGATCCACAATTCTAGCAGTCAATAAACTTTCTACCAGACCGACAATCGCCATAGATAATGAGTATGGAAAAATGATTTGTAATGTCTGTAAGTTGAATGGTACATCCGGAATAAAGAATTGTGGCAATGAACGATTAATTGCACCTAAATCACCCACAGTCTCAACTTTTGCACCGGTAATTAAATACGTTATGGTTAGTAGTATAATTGCAACAAGTGGTGCGGGTACTTTATTAAATACGCGTGGTAGCAAGTAAATAATAAGTAGGGTAGAGATAACAAATAAATAAGTTGGGATAGAAATACCAAAGATATGTTTGATTTGGGTCATGAAAATCATAATAGCTAGTGCATTAACGAATCCAATCATGACAGAATTTGGAATGAATTTCATTAATCTTCCTATTTTTAAAATACCGAAAATGATTTGTATGATACCCATTAGTATTGTCGCAGCAAGCAAATATTGGACGCCATGATCTTTGACTAAAGGAACAATTACTAATGCGACAGAACCGGTAGCAGCAGATATCATAGCTGGTCTGCCCCCTACAAAGGAAATGACCACTGCTATAATAAATGAAGAATATAAACCGACCATGGGATCCACACCAGCAATAATTGAGAACGAAATGGCCTCTGGAATGAGCGCTAATGCAACAACAATACCAGCTAAAACATTGGTGCCTGGTGCAGTTAGCCATTCACTTTTTAATTTATTTAACATCTCTTGTACTCCTTATTTAAAATTGAACTTAGCTATTATATCATAAGATATAATTGAGCATTTTAAGATTTGAATAAAATACTTTTTATATATGTGACAGGTTTGTCATTTAAATGGAAATATTTGTTAGTTGAAACAAACGAAAAAAGAATTGAGATTCGTTAAGCTATGACTATACAGTAATTAAGGAGTGAGCGGCTTGTCTATATTGAAAGTAGAAGGACTAACGAAAAGTTACGGAAACAGACATCGTCAACAAGAAGTATTAAAAGGGATTGAATTCTCAATAGAAAAAGGTGAATTTGTTTCTATTATGGGACCGTCTGGATCAGGAAAGACAACTTTGTTAAATGTATTGAGTTCTATTGATTATATTACCAGTGGAACAGTTGAAATCAATGGTCACAAATTGAATGAAATGAGTAATAAAGCATTGGCAGACTTTAGAAAAAAAGAAGTCGGTTTTATTTTCCAAAATTATAGTGTCTTAAATACACTGACAGTTAAAGAAAATATTATGTTGCCTCTATCAATTCAAAAAATGTCAAAAGAAGAAAAAGAAAAAAATTATAAAGAAGTGACAGAAGCATTAGGTATTCAAGAACTTGGAGATAAATATCCTAATGAAATTTCTGGTGGTCAACAACAACGTACTGCTGCAGCGCGTGCATCAGTCCATAAACCAGCAATTATCTTCGCGGATGAACCTACAGGGGCGTTAGACTCTAAAAGTGCGCAAGACTTATTGCATAGACTTGAAGATCTTAATAAAAACATGAATGCGACAATCGTTATGGTGACACATGACCCTGTTGCAGCGAGTTACTCAAATAGAGTAATCATGCTGAAAGATGGCAATATTCATTCAGAGGTCTACCAAGGTGAAGATACGAATCAAGCATTTTATAAAAATATCATTCATATGCAAACAGCCTTAGGTGGTGTGGCACATGAGCTTTAATCAAATTGTTCTTAAAAATTTAAGACAAAATTTACGTCACTATGCGATGTATATATTTTCGCTCATTGTGAGTATTGTATTATATTTTAGCTTTGTTACATTAAAATATACAGATAGTATCAATAACGCGAATTCTATAGGCATCATTAAAAAAGGCTCTGTCGTTGGTTCATATTTTTTATTCGTTATTATTATCGTCTTTTTAATGTACGCAAATCAGTTATTTGTTAAAAGACGTACACGTGAATTTGCATTATACCAACTCATTGGGCTTACGAGATCTAATATTTTACGCATGATTTTGATTGAACAAATCGCTATGTTCTTAGTGACAAGTGTAATCGGTATTATCGTAGGTGTTTTTGGATCGAAAATTCTACTGATGATTGTACTTAAAATATTGGATATTAGTACAAGCGTATCATTAACATTCCAATTTCCAGCAGTTACACAAACTGTATTACTCGTTATTGTAGCAATGTGCTTAATTATGATACAAAGTTTTATCTTTTTACGAAAACGCAGTATTTTATCAATGATGAACGATAGTTCAAAATCAGAAGCAACTAAAAATAATATTTCAATTGCTGAAGTCATATCTGGTATTTTGGGTATCGCTATGATTATCTTTGGTTACTATATGTCTACAGAAATGTTTGGTAAATTTGCAAGTGGTATGATGTTCACACCATTTATCATTCTGTTCTTAACAGTTGTAGGCGCATATCTATTCTTCAGAAGTTCAGTATCAGTTATTTTTAAAACAATCAAAAATGCTAAACATGGTAAAGTGTCCATTACAGATGTTGTATTTACTTCTTCAATTATGCATAGAATGAAAAAGAATGCGTTATCTTTAACAATTATTGCCACAATATCTGCAGTGACAGTGACAGTATTATGCTTTGGTGCAATTAGCAAAGCAACGATTGATGACAATGTGAAGTTGAGTTCTCCACAAGATTTTAATTTCACAGAACAAAAACAAGCAGAAGCGTTCGAAAATAAATTAGATGAGGCGCATATTGGTTACGATGAACAATATAAAGAATTAGAGAGAGTGAAAGTGACGAAGGATAGCTTTTTCAAGGAAAGTGGAGGCACTGGCAATATGATGCCAACTGAAATGTTTATTACGAGTAATCAATATTTTAAAGATAAAGACATTACTGGAAACAAAGCTAAGATAACTAATTTAGCAGCTGCAGGTGGATTTGCACAACATAATGATCAAGGTATTATTAAACTGAAAAGTAAACCGGATCAATCAATTAAGGTTATAGACAGTAATGAAGATGTCCATTTCAGTAGTGAAGTGAGCTATGCTGGACCGGTACTTATTGTTAGTGAAGATAAATATAATCAATTGAAACAAAGTGCTGTAGAAACCAAACATCAATATGGATATAATTTGGAAAAACAAAGTGATTGGAAAGCGGCAAATAAAATTGCTAAATCCATTAATCCAGACATACAATCTCAAAAAACACAGCGACAAGATATGAATGATTCTGTAGGAATTCTACTATTTGTTACTGCATTTTTAGGATTAGCATTTTTAGTGGCGGCAGGATGTATCATTTATATCAAACAAATGGATGAAACCGAAGATGAAATTCCTAACTTCCGTATTCTACGTAAGATTGGTTATACACATCAAGATATGCTGAAAGGGCTTGGACTTAAAGTGATATTCAACTTTGGTCTACCACTCATTGTTTCATTATTACATGCTTACTTTGCAGCAAAAGCCTTTATGTTTCTTATGGGTGGTTCAACGATGACTCCTATTTATATCGTCATGATTGCCTATTCAATTGTTTATGGTATTTTTGCAGTAATGGCTTTTGTACATTCAAGCCGTATCGTCAGACATTCAATTTAAATATAATAGCATTGGTTTTTATTTAGAACACTGTAGCGTATATCGTTACAGTGTTTTTTGTATAACGCACATAGTCTGTCTAGAATTTATGTTGTGCCATTCATGTTTGTCATAAGAATAAAGTGGTATCTATAAATGGATAGAGATTATAACAGAGAGGTGTATAGTTAATGAATTTATTAGAATTTCATAAGCAAATAAAAGGATACACACAAGATAGACAGCCAGGTATACAGAAAGATATGAACCCACAACCAATAACGGAAATGGAAAGTTATAAAAGTGGTGGCAAGTTAAAAGGTAAAGTTGCATTAATAACGGGTGGTGACTCTGGTATAGGACGTGCTATCGCAGTGCTTTATGCAAAAGAGGGTGCTAATGTAGCGATTGGATACTATGATGAGCATGAAGATGCTGAAGCGGTCGTTGAACAAATATCATCTTTAGGTGTTACTGCAAAAGCGTACGCCCATGATTTAAAAAAAGTCGAAGATTCACAAAAATTAATTGAAAAGGTCGTTGCTGATTTCGGAGAATTGAATATTTTAGTAAACAACGGTGGTGTTCAATTTCCACAAGATCATTTTGAAGATATCGCACCTGAACAAATCAAAGAAACTTTTGAAACAAATATATTTGGAATGATGTTTTTATCTCAAGCAGCGGTACCACATTTAAAAGAAGGTGACGCAATCATTAACACGACGAGTGTTACAGCTTATAGAGGATCTGCACACCTAATTGATTATTCAGCTACTAAAGGGGCAATTGTTGCATTTACGCGTTCACTAGCGACAACTTTAATGAGCAAAGGCATACGAGTCAATGCTGTGGCACCAGGTCCTATTTATACACCACTGATACCAGCTACATTTTCTGAAGATAAAGTGGAAAATCAAGGTGGAGAAACACCAATGGAAAGAAGAGGACAGCCAGCAGAACTTGCGCCTTCTTATGTATTTTTAGCTTCCTATGCGGATAGTTCGTATATCACTGGCCAAGTGATTCATGTTAATGGTGGAGATTATATTACTTCATAAATATAGAAATGGAAAAAATAAGACAATGAGTCTGGGACAAACATAAATGTTTCAGACTCTTTTTCATTTTCTAGTCATCGTTCGCAGGATGGGACTAAAAAATCTATATTAGAAAATCTGATTTCTGACTCATTTTGATTGCTTAATGTTATTGGAAACTTATATTTAATTGATAAAACTGGGGAGAAGTACCTTTTGTTAAAGTTAAATATTTTATTGGAAATATTATTTTTAATCATTTTAATGATGGGAAAGATTGTTTGATGATATATTCTATATGTTCAACGTATGTACCTTTATGTTTTAGTTTTACATATTGTTCAGAAGGGTTATACCCATTAAATGACACTTTATAACTGCGTTTTTCTCCTTGTTTAGAATAAATGGATAAATCTTGATAGTATTGCGTGTTTAATTTAACGATGGCATAAGAGGTTTCTTTTTTTAATAATGGGTTAAATCTGTCAAATTTATCAAATGAGAAGAAGGCAACTGTCAATAGCACGAAAAGGATAACGATAATGAGTAAGTTTTTTTTTCATGATGATAGCTCCTTTATTTTAATGAAATGAGTACTTTCTAATAACGACAATACTACCTATACTTTAATTCCAAACGGCACCTTGAGTATAAACAGTAGCGGCTTTGAGTATAGGGCTAGTGCTTAAGGAAAATGAGACAAGCAACAATGAACTTACAATGAATTTCTTCATAAGAAAACCTCCTTTTTATAATTTAATTATATTATAAATAATTATTTATAATATTTCACTATAATGTATAGGGAAATTAAAATTCACGACAAAAAAGCAACGGCGCTTTTAAATAAGCGGTCCGTTGCTTCAGTCTGAAGGTTGTCTTAGAAAATCTATTTGTTGCAATTGCGTTATTCCGATACAGTAAATCCAATTTGTATATGCATAGCGTTACCTCAAGATAACGTATAGCATATGTTAAATACTTATGTGTCATGTCTTGATGAGGTTATAAACTTTAAAAGAAATCAGAAGGAATCAACTTTTCGAAATCCAAATTTTTTATACCGTCAAAATTTACGTTTTCAATGCTTTGTAGTATTTCACCGTTTTTAACTTGGTTATAGTAATTTGTTGCCTCGGCAGTTACATCATGATCTTCAAAAGTCTTCACGACACCAAGTATAATGACCACGGCAATTGCTCCCTTAATTAAAAATTTCATAATTATTGACTCCTTTTATAAGTTTATATACCTAGTTTATACTGTTTCGCTCAATTTAACATGCGTCCTTAGTATAGATGTTGTGTCATACCTTAGCAGTATAGCACGTATCGATCGTTTATTGTGAAGCATCCAGCTATAAACCGAATGCGATAGGTAGCCAGAAATACGCAAAGAGTGAAATAACAATAATTGCAAAAATATTAAGTACAAAGCCAGCCTTGACCATATCTTTCATTTCTAACTCATCCGAACTAAATACGGCTGCATTCGGTGGCGTGGATATAGGCAACATAAATGCACAAGTAGAAGATAAGGCAACGATACCCATAATGATAAAGGGATCTTGGCTGATAGCTGCTGCAAATCCAATACTGATAGGCATTAACATATTTGAAACGGCAGTATTTGACATCACTTCTGTTAGGAATAGGATGGCCGTTGTTAATACAATCACAATGAGTATGAATGGCAGTGGCTTCACAATACCTAACATACCACCAAACCATTTTGTTAACCCTGAATCTTCAAATGCTGCAGCTAAAGACAAACCGCCACCAAATAGTAGTAATATTCCCCAGGGTAACTTATTCATATCGTCCCATACCAGTAATCCGCCTTTAGCATTTTTGGCTGGAATAAGGAATAACAACACAGCGCCAAACATTGCTATAATCGTATCTGTGATGTGCAATGTTTCAGGTAAAAGCCCTCCGAAAATCCATAATAAACTAACGAGTAAAAAGACAATGCCTGTTAATTTTTCTTCTTTAGACATCGGACCTAAATCATGCAAAGCTTTCTTGGCAAAATCTGAGGATATTTGGTCAGCATCTTCAATTTTAAATAGCCATTTTGTTAAGAGGAAGTAGAGAATTGCTAATAAAATAACTGTTAATGGCACTGCGAAAATCATCCATTGCGCGAATGATACTTTCCGATCAAGACTTGATGATGCAACGGCAGCAAAGACTGCATTGGGTACTGAACCAATGAGTGTAGCTAGTCCACCAATAGAAGCGGAATAAGCAACGGTAAGTAAGAGCGCTTTACTAAACTTACTTGCAGATGCTGGTTTGAGAAATTGTGCATCCTTAATTTCTTGAATAAGTGCTAAGGCAATTGGTAACATCATCAGTGCTGTCGCAGCATTTGATATCCACATAGATATAAAGGCAGTGGCGATCATTGTTCCTAATATAATGCGGTTACTGCTTGTGCCCATCATGGAAATGATTGTCATCGCAATCCGCTTATGTAAATTCCATTTTTCAATCGCTAGCGCAATAATAAATCCACCCATGTACATAAAAACAATGGGATCCGCATACGCACTTGCTGCAATCACTTCATCCGTACCACCTGTAAGTGGTAGGAGAATAAGTGGAATTAATGAAGTCGCAGGAATTGGAATCGATTCTGTAATCCACCATGTTGCTACGAATAATGTGACTGCTAACACAGCTCTAGGTGCGTCTGCTAAACCTGTAATGGCAGGTATAAAATAAAAGATAATAAAAAGTAATGGTCCTAAAATCAATCCGATTTTTTGTTTCATAAATGTAAATCCCCCTTGTTTATAACCCCTGTACCAGTAAGAATATCAATTTAAAACTTTATAAACAATTCATTTTTCAGAAAATTGTAAAAATAATCCGAGGTAACTGGTAGAATGAATTTAACAAATTGTAGATTGTCGAAGGGGGATTATTTATGCTAATAGGTGCAATAGTAGCTAAAGATGATACATGGTTATTATGGGCAATCATTATTGTTTGGGCAACGGTGAGTTTATTTTTAGAACAACGTTATCGATGGGCGAGTACCATTTCGGGTGCGATTATTGCACTTGTTGGGGCAATGTTACTATCAAATTTCAAAGTGATTCCAATGAGCGCGCCAGTATATGATACTGTGTGGGATTATATTGTGCCCTTATCTATTCCATTACTTCTTTTTAGTTCTAATATATTGAAGATTTGGAAAGAAAGTAGAAGATTATTAGTGATATTTTTTGTAGCCTCTATAGGTACCATGATTGGTACAACGGTAGGATTTATGATCTTAAATCAATGGATTCCATATTTAAATAAAATAGGAGCCATGATGACTGGAAGTTACATTGGAGGAGGCGTTAACTTTGCGGCATTGAGTTCCAAACTTGAGACACCAAGTGAAATGATTTCATCTACTGTAGTAGCAGATAATAGCGTTATGGCACTTTATTTTATGCTGCTAATCGCACTACCTTCATTGCCTTTAATTAAAAAACAATTTAAAAGTGACTATGAATCAAAAAGTACTCCAGAATCTCAACAAGCGTATTGGGAGCCAAAAAAAATACAATTATTAGATATTGCTTTTTCGATTGCAAGTGCTGTGACGCTTGTAGCAGTTAGTTTCAAAGGTGCTGATCTCATTCAACAATGGATGCCGCAACACAATGTAGTTCTTACATTGATTGTTTCTTTTTTGGGAGATCCTTATTTATTGTTAACCACTTTAACTTTAATTGTAGTTGCAGTTTGGGGAGACTTCTTTGAAAGTTTAGCAGGTGCTTCAGAAATTGGTACATTTCTAATTTATATTTTCTTTGTGGTTATTGGGACACCTGCCTCATTTGCTACGATAATAACAACGGCGCCTTTATTGTTTATCTTTGTTATAATTATCCTTGTCTTTAATCTAGGGCTAAGCTTAATCTTTGGTAAAATTTTTGGCTTTAAAATAGAGGAAATTTTACTTGCAAGTAACGCAACTGCTGGTGGGCCAACAACTGCTGCCGCATTAGCAATTGGCAAAGGTTGGACGAAGGTGGTTGGCCCTATACTTATCATTGGCACATTAGGTTATGTTATTGGAAATTATGCAGGAACGTTAATGTATCAACTTTTAACTTATTTAGGGTGAATATAAAAAATATGGAGGTGCATTTACGATGAGTGAAAAAGAAAAAATGTTAGCAGGTGATTGGTATGATGCTAATTTTGACGAATCATTAGATGCTGAGAGAATGAAGGCTAAGGATTTGT
Protein-coding sequences here:
- a CDS encoding heavy metal translocating P-type ATPase; its protein translation is MTEQKKTTIGITGMTCAACANRIEKNLNKLDDVEANVNVTTEKATISYNPESTSADDLTKTIEKTGYGVLNETAELDVIGMTCAACSNRIEKVLNRTDGVDQATVNLTTENATISYNPSATSVDALIKKIQKIGYDAQPKKEVAEKSSQKELELRSKLVKLIISAVLAAPLLLTMLVHLFGIQIPSIFMNPWFQFILATPVQFIIGWQFYVGAYKNLRNGSANMDVLVALGTSAAYFYSLYEMVKWLFNANVMPHLYFETSAVLITLILFGKYLETRAKTQTTNALSELLNLQAKEARVLRDNKEQMIPLNDVVEGDYLIIKPGEKIPVDGKIIKGKTSIDESMLTGESMPVEKVQDDNVIGSTMNKNGSITVKATKVGKDTALASIIKVVEEAQGSKAPIQRLADVISGYFVPIVVGIAVLTFIIWIAFVQQGQFEPALVAAIAVLVIACPCALGLATPTSIMVGTGKAAENGILFKGGEHIERTHQIDTVVLDKTGTITNGKPVVTDFDGDEEALQLLASAEKGSEHPLADAIVNYAQTMNIKLLDTTDFEAVPGRGIKANISGKNLIVGNRQFMNDENVDIKDSEDIMTQFEKSGKTAMLIAINQEYRGMVAVADTVKDSTATAIKQLHDLNIKVVMLTGDNERTAQAIANEVGIDTIIAQVLPEEKAAKIKSLQTQDKTIAMVGDGVNDAPALVQADIGIAIGTGTEVAIEAADVTILGGDLLLIPKAIKASKATIRNIRQNLFWAFGYNVAGIPIAALGLLAPWIAGAAMALSSVSVVTNALRLKRMKL
- a CDS encoding SulP family inorganic anion transporter, which encodes MLNKLKSEWLTAPGTNVLAGIVVALALIPEAISFSIIAGVDPMVGLYSSFIIAVVISFVGGRPAMISAATGSVALVIVPLVKDHGVQYLLAATILMGIIQIIFGILKIGRLMKFIPNSVMIGFVNALAIMIFMTQIKHIFGISIPTYLFVISTLLIIYLLPRVFNKVPAPLVAIILLTITYLITGAKVETVGDLGAINRSLPQFFIPDVPFNLQTLQIIFPYSLSMAIVGLVESLLTARIVDQATDTYSSKNQESRGQGIANVVTGFFGAMGGCAMIGQSVINVRSGATTRLSTFTAGIFLIILIIIFGDWVVQIPMPILAAIMVMVSIGTFDWRSFKFIKKAPRTDAFVMILTVAIVLISNNLALGVIVGVVVSALCFATKISNVVVTYEEEDDTIHYYITGQIFFVSIDSLMNQLDLELRHKTIYLNFKDAHLWDDSAVNAIDTLIDNYHKKNNTIYVQYLNKDSRKIVNELSKVNQQHLL
- a CDS encoding ABC transporter ATP-binding protein — protein: MSILKVEGLTKSYGNRHRQQEVLKGIEFSIEKGEFVSIMGPSGSGKTTLLNVLSSIDYITSGTVEINGHKLNEMSNKALADFRKKEVGFIFQNYSVLNTLTVKENIMLPLSIQKMSKEEKEKNYKEVTEALGIQELGDKYPNEISGGQQQRTAAARASVHKPAIIFADEPTGALDSKSAQDLLHRLEDLNKNMNATIVMVTHDPVAASYSNRVIMLKDGNIHSEVYQGEDTNQAFYKNIIHMQTALGGVAHEL
- the copZ gene encoding copper chaperone CopZ; translation: MATETIQVEGMSCDHCKHAVETALTELDGVSTADVSLEAGNVKVDFDDDKVTMPQMKDAIEDQGYDVK
- a CDS encoding D-lactate dehydrogenase; protein product: MTRIKLFGVRNEDKAFIEAWSNKHKVEVDLDEDLLTCETVSRVKGFDGVSISQQIPLDETIYKQLHDFGIKQIAQRSAGFDIYDFELAEKYNLIISNVPSYSPHSIAEYTVSQALNLVRNYNDIQQKTAEYDFRWQPDILSRSIRDLKVAVIGTGRIGSIVAKIFAQGFDAEVTAYDIAPNDDYRSFLTYASTINEAIQNADIVTVHIPASKENDYLFDETLFNEFKPGSVFINCARGTIVKTSALIDALDRGLIKGAALDTYEGEKGLFPSDQRHTAFNDDMLKQLIERPDVIVSPHIAFYTDAAVENLIVDALDATMEVIKTGDTRLRVN